In Aspergillus flavus chromosome 3, complete sequence, one genomic interval encodes:
- a CDS encoding putative hydrolase: MYFAGSSLVLLLATHALAAVPAALHQNKARQATPYAVKEPPLTTPWTDKAGTDPWPEYPRPQLERSEWKNLNGIWQYQDAQSLAALDSPPFGQPLAHEVLVPSCLESGLSGIQGKDTLYSWFTTQFTVPQTFKDQNVLVNFAAVDYEATVFVNGKKAGFHRGGYFHFAFDITEFVNRDGENELLVFVHDPTDSGDDVIPIGKQRLVPAHIFYTPCSGIWQSVWIEAAPANHITRLDLAADMNGKVTVTANTATTSGSPVEVKVYDGDEEVGSGQGTSDQTFDFVVDGVELWSPDSPKLYNVTVTMGDEEVHSYVGFRTIAKGKVDGVVRPLLNGEFIFMFGTLDQGYWPDGLYTPPTREAMVYDLKFLKDLGFNMVRKHIKVEPALFYRACDELGLLVIQDMPSARPLSRPDPCATSDIIPNASQQEEFSRQLEVLVNQFKSYPSIIAWVIYNEGWGQITSYYPEFELTDRVKELDPSRLVDSTSGWIDHGAGDFSDNHHYANPQCGTPFYSLSSSPHDPSRIGFQGEFGGIGHNVSIENLWNVQEAINHINETYEIDETLEAWNYRGHILLTEFEDQVRRFECSGGVWTQTTDVEGEVNGLMTYDRRVKRVDEEQWKNDIQALYDAAAKRGAPSRRKM; encoded by the exons ATGTATTTTGCTGGTTCATCTCTCGTGCTTCTGTTGGCAACTCATGCCCTAGCTGCGGTGCCCGCAGCACTCCATCAAAACAAGGCTCGCCAAGCGACTCCATATGCCGTCAAAGAACCCCCATTGACCACGCCATGGACGGACAAAGCCGGCACCGACCCTTGGCCAGAGTATCCCCGTCCGCAGCTCGAGCGGTCTGAGTGGAAGAATCTGAACGGCATCTGGCAGTATCAGGACGCACAAAGCCTTGCTGCTCTTGACAGTCCACCATTTGGACAACCCCTCGCACACGAGGTTCTGGTGCCTTCCTGTCTCGAGAGTGGTCTATCCG GTATCCAAGGGAAAGATACTTTATATTCGTGGTTTACCACGCAGTTCACTGTTCCCCAGACTTTCAAAGACCAGAACGTTCTGGTGAACTTTGCCGCGGTAGACTATGAGGCGACAGTCTTCGTTAACGGCAAGAAGGCTGGGTTCCACCGCGGAGGTTACTTTCACTTCGCATTTGATATCACCGAGTTTGTGAATCGTGATGGCGAAAACGAACT CCTCGTCTTTGTCCATGATCCCACAGATAGTGGAGACGATGTCATTCCTATTGGCAAGCAGAGATTAGTCCCCGCACATATCTTCTACACGCCCTGCAGCGGCATTTGGCAGAGTGTCTGGATCGAAGCTGCACCTGCGAACCATATCACACGACTGGATCTTGCCGCCGACATGAACGGTAAAG TTACTGTCACTGCCAATACTGCGACGACAAGCGGGTCGCCGGTCGAGGTCAAGGTCTATgacggtgatgaggaggttggATCCGGCCAGGGAACGTCAGATCAGACCTTCGACTTCGTTGTTGATGGTGTAGAGCTATGGTCACCGGACTCTCCGAAATTGTACAATGTAACCGTCACGATGGGCGACGAGGAAGTCCACAGCTATGTCGGTTTCCGCACGATTGCCAAAGGCAAGGTCGACGGTGTAGTCCGTCCGTTGCTGAACGGTGAATTTATCTTCATGTTCGGAACCCTTGACCAAGGTTACTGGCCTGATGGACTTTATACACCACCCACCCGAGAGGCCATGGTATATGACCTCAAGTTCTTGAAGGACCTTGGCTTTAACATGGTTCGGAAACAT ATCAAGGTCGAGCCAGCGCTTTTCTATCGGGCCTGCGACGAACTAGGACTGCTAGTCATCCAGGACATGCCGTCTGCGCGTCCCCTGTCAAGACCGGATCCCTGTGCTACCAGCGATATCATACCTAATGCGTCGCAACAGGAGGAATTTTCCAGACAGTTAGAGGTCCTCGTGAACCAGTTCAAGAGCTATCCCAGTATTATTGCCTGG GTCATCTATAATGAGGGATGGGGTCAGATCACATCGTACTACCCGGAGTTTGAATTGACAGACCGAGTGAAGGAGCTGGATCCAAGCAGGCTGGTCGATTCGACATCAGGCTGGATAGACCATGGTGCAGGTGACTTCAGC GATAATCATCACTATGCCAATCCCCAGTGCGGAACTCCCTTTTACTCCCTGTCATCCAGCCCCCACGATCCCAGCCGTATTGGTTTCCAAGGAGAATTCGGAGGCATCGGTCACAACGTCTCCATCGAAAA TCTCTGGAACGTCCAAGAGGCCATCAACCATATCAACGAGACGTATGAGATCGACGAAACACTCGAGGCATGGAACTACCGCGGTCACATCCTGTTAACGGAGTTTGAGGACCAGGTTCGCAGATTCGAATGCAGCGGAGGTGTCTGGACACAGACCACCGACGTTGAAGGCGAGGTGAATGGTTTGATGACGTACGATCGCCGCGTGAAGCGTGTAGATGAGGAGCAGTGGAAAAACGATATTCAGGCCCTTTATGATGCGGCTGCTAAACGGGGTGCTCCatccaggaggaagatgtaG
- a CDS encoding general substrate transporter, whose protein sequence is MLVGNIYVIAGIAVVGGALFGFDISSMSAQLNENSYKCYFNQGPQGPPFTDDADCSGPESLVQGGITASMSAGSWLGALISGPLSDRIGRKTSIMAGCSLWIIGSTIMCASQNIGMLIVGRIFNGLCVGIESAQVPVYISEISPPSKRGRFVGVQQWAITWGILIMFYISYGCSYIGDRSAFGYSTAAWRIPWGLQMIPAVFLFLGMMILPESPRWLARKDRWEECQTILAKVHCKGDMSHPFVALEMQDIREMCDFERQFKNVTYFDLFKPRMLNRTIIGLFMQIWSQLTGMNVMMYYITYVFSMAGYSGDSNLLASSIQYIINVLMTLPALIWLDRWGRRPTLLIGAVLMGTFMYANGAIMAVHGEVVPGGIDGVAQQSMRLHGAAAKGLIACTYLFVASYAPTWGPVSWTYPPELYPMRLRGKGVALSTSGNWAFNTALGLFTPPAFANIRWQTYIIFGVFNTAMFIHVYFFFPETAGKTLEETEAMFEDPNGIKYIGTPAWKTRVTTGRIEQLERGDVEGLESKAQQEPAAREVEVTQPEQKTAS, encoded by the exons ATGTTGGTTGGCAACATCTATGTCATTGCGGGCATCGCCGTCGTCGGCGGTGCCCTCTTTGGCTTTGATATCTCTTCCATGTCAGCTCAGCTGAACGAAAACTCTTACAAATGTTACTTTAACCAAGGCCCTCAGGGTCCTCCATTCACCGATGATGCAGACTGTTCCGGCCCCGAATCACTGGTTCAAGGAGGTATCACCGCATCCATGTCCGCTGGCTCTTGGCTGGGCGCCTTGATTTCCGGTCCATTGTCTGATCGCATTGGCCGAAAGACTTCCATCATGGCCGGTTGCTCTCTTTG GATAATTGGGTCCACGATCATGTGCGCCTCCCAGAACATTGGCATGCTCATTGTGGGCCGTATCTTCAACGGTCTCTGTGTCGGTATCGAATCTGCCCAGGTACCCGTGTACATCAGTGAAATCTCGCCGCCGTCGAAACGAGGTCGGTTTGTTGGTGTCCAACAATGGGCTATCACATGGGGTATTCTTATCATGTTCTA TATTTCGTATGGATGTTCCTACATCGGCGATCGGTCCGCCTTTGGATATAGCACGGCAGCGTGGAGAATCCCTTGGGGTCTGCAGATGATTCCcgccgtcttcctcttcctggGTATGATGATTCTCCCAGAATCACCGCGATGGCTGGCCCGAAAGGACCGCTGGGAGGAATGCCAGACCATCCTGGCGAAAGTCCACTGTAAGGGAGACATGAGCCACCCATTTGTAGCGCTCGAAATGCAGGACATCCGGGAGATGTGTGACTTTGAACGCCAGTTCAAGAATGTCACGTACTTCGACCTCTTCAAACCGAGAATGTTGAACCGCACCATCATTGGCCTTTTCATGCAGATCTGGTCCCAGTTGACTGGCATGAACGTGATGA TGTATTATATTACATATGTCTTCTCGATGGCCGGTTATTCCGGAGATTCAAACCTCCTTGCCTCTTCCATTCAATACATAATTAACGTCCTCATGACCCTACCAGCTCTGATCTGGTTGGATCGCTGGGGCCGTCGGCCGACCTTGCTCATTGGCGCGGTACTTATGGGCACCTTCATGTATGCCAATGGTGCCATCATGGCCGTCCATGGCGAGGTCGTACCAGGAGGTATCGACGGAGTCGCCCAGCAGTCGATGAGATTACACGGCGCGGCGGCTAAAGGGTTGATCGCGTGTACCTACCTCTTCGTGGCCTCCTATGCCCCAACCTGGGGCCCCGTCAGCTGGACCTACCCACCAGAGCTGTACCCCATGCGTCTCAGAGGTAAAGGTGTCGCCTTATCAACGTCCGGGAACTGGGCGTTCAACACCGCGTTGGGTTTGTTCACCCCCCCTGCATTTGCCAACATTCGCTGGCAGACGTATATCATCTTTGGAGTGTTCAACACCGCTATGTTCATTCATgtctacttcttcttccctgagACGGCCGGTAAGACTTTGGAGGAGACTGAGGCTATGTTCGAGGATCCCAATGGCATCAAATATATCGGCACACCGGCATGGAAGACACGGGTAACGACGGGGCGTATCGAGCAATTGGAGAGAGGTGATGTCGAGGGTCTCGAGTCGAAGGCGCAGCAAGAACCGGCGGCTCGGGAGGTCGAAGTGACTCAGCCGGAGCAGAAGACTGCATCGTAG
- a CDS encoding glycosyl hydrolase family 61-domain-containing protein gives MFRSALFLLLAPLALSHTTFTTLYVDEVNQGDGTCVRMNRDANTVTYPIEPLTSKDIACGKDGEKAVSRVCPAKANSLLTFEFRAWADGAKPGSIDISHKGPCAVYMKKVDDATADNNAAGDGWFKIWHTGYDESTEKWCTEKLIDNNGFLSVRVPSDIEQGYYLVRTELLALHAASETPADPQFYVNCAQIFVQGGGSAKPETVSIGEGFYSLESPGVKYNIYEKPLQLPYPIPGPAVYESKGVEERSVCPAQKRAVTAQNKGLKPAGCILQRDNWCGFEVPDYSDENGCWASSKKCWDQSQVCYDTALPTGVSACDIWMTKCNSIDDACNSGDFNGPPNKGKVLTPEPKTLGGSTQVFKRDVRKYKKWTA, from the exons ATGTTCCGATCAGccctgttcctcctcctcgctcCCTTGGCGCTCAGCCACACAACCTTCACCACTCTCTACGTAGACGAAGTCAACCAGGGTGATGGCACCTGTGTCCGTATGAACCGTGATGCCAACACCGTCACATACCCCATCGAGCCCTTGACCAGCAAGGATATCGCCTGCG GCAAGGATGGTGAAAAAGCCGTCTCCCGGGTGTGCCCCGCGAAAGCCAACTCCCTCCTGACCTTCGAATTCCGCGCATGGGCCGACGGCGCCAAGCCTGGTTCCATCGACATCAGTCACAAGGGTCCCTGCGCCGTGTACATGAAGAAGGTTGACGATGCGACAGCCGATAACAACGCTGCGGGCGACGGATGGTTCAAGATCTGGCACACGGGCTACGATGAGAGCACCGAGAAGTGGTGCACGGAGAAACTGATCGACAATAACGGGTTCCTGTCTGTGCGGGTACCCTCCGATATTGAACAGGGCTATTACTTAGTCAGGACGGAGCTCCTGGCGCTGCATGCTGCCTCTGAGACGCCGGCTGATCCCCAGTTCTATGTCAACTGTGCCCAGATCTTTGTGCAGGGTGGTGGTAGTGCGAAGCCTGAGACTGTTAGCATTGGTGAGGGTTTTTACTCGTTGGAGAGCCCGGGCGTGAAGTACAATATCTATGAGAAGCCCCTGCAGCTACCCTATCCGATCCCCGGGCCGGCTGTCTATGAGAGCAAAGGTGTTGAGGAGCGTTCGGTCTGTCCGGCCCAGAAGAGGGCTGTCACTGCTCAGAACAAGGGTCTCAAGCCGGCCGGGTGTATCCTGCAGCGTGATAACTGGTGTGGGTTTGAGGTTCCTGACTATAGTGATGAGAACGGTTGCTGGGCT TCCTCCAAGAAGTGCTGGGATCAAAGTCAGGTTTGCTATGACACCGCTCTTCCCACGGGTGTCTCTGCCTGCGATATCTGGATGACCAAGTGCAATTCCATTGACGACGCCTGCAACAGCGGCGATTTCAACGGACCCCCGAACAAAGGCAAGGTTCTTACACCAGAACCAAAGACGCTTGGTGGATCGACCCAGGTCTTTAAGAGAGATGTAAGGAAGTACAAGAAGTGGACCGCATGA
- a CDS encoding uncharacterized protein (of unknown function-domain containing protein) encodes MSWDLKKRKLQALWSHINTRRSQFFTARHGSSSQAKGWRPFTLRPIYLTFLACLMFLMLLILEGLRRYTVLYGGLVFLEATEEVSSAQSFAYNYIPIIVALILVTLWSLVDFDVLRLEPYFQLARPEGVPASVLFINYNFGQTFVTPFTSAKRGHWVALLVSIVTVLIRMFLPALQSTLLELREVTVISNEQMKTWPELVDLGTQANWIAAQERSSFDSANSAVASSTNSLQKSRSPDFAVPPVQIPTNDRRESTVWKVNQTIYWSQLACHDLATNDALPVTINQTDVEHPILSWNVTGLPLVNGTNQDCSLDFQYDSIFYPETDFLQVRYWEPVWTTDTFDSGDVRKAFRPRGCDPFDLYGVLLSVNATTAPADAISSLGSQYTSSATMFACDIEYHKATAEICMHANSSITSVRVIANTTTNLTNQEFNIDEFQGLLSHRAPYTSDVLFMQYNDTMGDLTVTELAVISQDVDDLEPMPVLDTATVMEQGEFEEKTKRVVIQAFVLTMGRLFNPDIPPATVSAVRFAHSVTIAVVSFAATLSEAILFLCTVVALALLYFYQRRPNILQSDPGSIGAMCSMVTDLFSPSNILGNAQSDFHQLSTRQLRMRLRNFRLYWQEGPMGRRVELVSVDGENHDSARLRDRIRTRVDPRPHFLVIPIFILEFLLLVAVIAIMAVVIASLAHEGNFQHLTQSDSSFFQVILSFLPSVVASAVGALCNSIQRNISILEPWVHLQRGQAKARASLSMNYASQTPWLVLLKTIRDRHLLLGLVSLACVVNTVLTVVAGGLFTQKLTTSGFSTDAIQANYSNSIFKQTDFAADFTEYDLIQTSITSGVPMIPWTSPDYSFVPLKNTKPNVTASYEATTLGIGADFECQQLSISNHLKKNDTTGALYWQYQPFQNESRQCTVDMFQQKNEKIPLSIHFLSPAALEDMDQCQTFTVLVLGRWNYTGGSTITEKNTIALHCEPQVQMQNFSILFDQKGQIQDYDPVPNTTITSGPMYENATVSLGQFNKVFASIPQSFVDEEQQGPTVSSYDWAGFLVARLYKQRENGISALDPQDLITMSETVYQWVYSTYFSLWGPTYLEPLEQPYTATNATVYYSTWTMVPSVPSLTIALSIIALDTLVVLVVFGTRRGRFKGPRIPRSIGSVIPWIANSRMLSDFRGTYSWTSLQRRDYLERLDKRYAFRMFPGSDAQWRFAVDEEPLVREDKPTVVTDPGALDPAKQPGAIELRPIGNDDTGAPRNHE; translated from the exons ATGTCCTGGgatttgaagaagaggaagctgcAAGCGCTGTGGTCGCACATTAACACAAGGA GATCCCAATTCTTCACTGCTCGTCATGGATCGTCCTCCCAAGCGAAAGGGTGGCGTCCCTTCACCCTGCGCCCGATCTACCTCACCTTCCTCGCATGTTTGATGTTTTTGATGTTGCTGATCTTGGAGGGTTTGCGGCGCTATACGGTGTTGTACGGAGGACTGGTCTTTCTGGAAGCAACGGAGGAAGTGTCCAGTGCCCAGTCGTTTGCCTACAACTATATCCCCATTATCGTCGCCCTCATACTTGTTACCCTATGGTCTCTCGTCGACTTCGATGTCCTGCGTCTCGAGCCGTATTTCCAGCTGGCCCGACCGGAGGGCGTTCCGGCCTCCGTGCTCTTTATCAACTACAACTTCGGTCAAACCTTCGTTACGCCATTTACCTCAGCCAAACGAGGTCACTGGGTGGCCCTATTGGTATCGATTGTAACCGTCCTCATTCGCATGTTCCTCCCCGCTCTGCAGAGTACACTTTTGGAACTGCGCGAGGTCACCGTGATCTCCAATGAGCAGATGAAGACCTGGCCGGAGCTAGTGGACTTGGGCACCCAGGCTAATTGGATCGCCGCCCAGGAACGGAGCAGTTTCGATTCCGCAAACTCTGCCGTTGCTTCAAGTACCAATAGTCTACAGAAATCACGATCCCCCGACTTTGCCGTGCCGCCCGTGCAAATTCCGACAAATGACCGACGGGAAAGCACTGTGTGGAAAGTCAACCAAACCATTTATTGGTCGCAATTAGCCTGTCATGACTTGGCGACAAATGATGCGTTACCGGTGACGATCAATCAAACCGACGTGGAACACCCGATCCTTTCGTGGAACGTGACTGGGTTGCCCCTGGTCAACGGGACGAACCAGGATTGCTCGTTGGACTTTCAATACGATAGCATTTTCTACCCGGAGACTGACTTTCTTCAAGTGCGTTACTGGGAGCCCGTGTGGACGACCGATACCTTTGACTCAGGCGATGTGCGAAAAGCATTCCGTCCCCGTGGTTGTGACCCGTTCGATCTGTACGGCGTTCTGTTATCCGTCAATGCAACGACGGCTCCTGCCGACGCGATCAGCTCCCTGGGCTCCCAATATACTTCGTCGGCAACCATGTTTGCTTGCGATATCGAGTACCACAAAGCCACGGCGGAGATCTGCATGCATGCGAATAGTTCTATCACGTCGGTGCGTGTCATTGCaaataccaccaccaatcTGACCAACCAGGAGTTCAATATCGACGAGTTTCAGGGCCTCCTCTCTCATCGCGCACCCTACACGAGTGATGTACTTTTCATGCAGTATAACGACACAATGGGTGACCTCACCGTGACCGAGCTTGCGGTCATCAGTCAGGACGTGGATGACTTGGAGCCCATGCCTGTTCTGGATACCGCGACAGTCATGGAGCAAGGGGAGTTCGAAGAAAAAACCAAGCGGGTGGTCATCCAAGCCTTTGTGCTGACCATGGGGCGTTTGTTTAATCCGGATATACCTCCCGCGACCGTCTCCGCCGTCCGCTTCGCACACTCAGTCACTATTGCCGTCGTTTCGTTCGCAGCGACCTTGTCGGAGgccattctcttcttgtgCACCGTTGTGGCTCTTGCCTTACTATATTTCTACCAGCGCCGGCCCAACATCCTTCAAAGCGACCCTGGCTCCATTGGGGCGATGTGTAGCATGGTTACGGACTTGTTTTCCCCGTCGAATATTCTCGGTAATGCGCAGTCCGATTTCCATCAGCTTTCGACTCGTCAACTGCGGATGCGTCTTCGAAATTTCCGACTCTACTGGCAGGAAGGACCGATGGGAAGACGCGTGGAACTAGTCTCGGTGGACGGTGAGAATCATG ACTCAGCCCGCCTGAGGGACCGAATTCGCACGCGTGTTGACCCGAGGCCGCACTTTTTGGTGATTCCGATTTTTATCCTTGAGTTTCTCCTTCTCGTCGCTGTCATCGCTATCATGGCTGTAGTCATTGCCTCTCTCGCACATGAGGGTAATTTCCAACATCTTACCCAGTCGGATTCTAGTTTCTTCCAGGTCATTCtgtctttcctcccttctgTGGTTGCCTCTGCGGTCGGGGCGCTCTGCAATTCTATCCAGCGGAATATCAGCATCCTAGAGCCGTGGGTCCATCTGCAACGCGGACAGGCAAAAGCGAGGGCCTCATTGTCGATGAACTACGCCTCTCAGACCCCTTGGCTGGTTCTTTTGAAAACCATCCGGGACCGTCATCTCTTGTTGGGCCTGGTGTCCTTGGCCTGCGTGGTCAACACGGTCCTCACGGTGGTTGCGGGTGGACTTTTTACGCAAAAGCTCACCACATCCGGGTTCTCCACCGACGCCATCCAGGCGAACTACAGTAATTCCATTTTCAAGCAAACCGACTTTGCCGCGGATTTTACCGAGTACGACCTGATTCAGACCAGTATCACCAGTGGGGTGCCCATGATCCCGTGGACCAGTCCGGATTATTCGTTCGTGCCGCTGAAAAACACCAAGCCGAACGTGACTGCCTCGTATGAGGCTACGACCCTCGGCATTGGAGCTGATTTCGAATGCCAGCAATTGTCAATCTCCAACCACTTGAAGAAAAATGACACGACCGGGGCATTGTATTGGCAATACCAACCGTTTCAGAATGAAAGCCGACAATGCACAGTAGACATGTTCCAGCaaaagaacgagaagatccCCCTCTCCATTCACTTCCTTTCGCCGGCGGCCCTCGAGGACATGGACCAATGCCAAACATTCACGGTTCTGGTCCTCGGGCGATGGAATTACACAGGGGGCTCGACCATAACCGAGAAAAACACGATCGCTTTGCACTGCGAACCGCAAGTCCAGATGCAGaacttttccattcttttcgaCCAAAAGGGTCAGATTCAGGACTATGACCCTGTACCAAACACTACGATTACATCAGGCCCCATGTATGAGAATGCCACGGTTAGTCTGGGTCAATTCAACAAAGTCTTCGCCTCCATTCCCCAAAGCTTTGTCGACGAGGAGCAACAAGGGCCTACCGTGTCTTCGTATGATTGGGCGGGCTTTCTGGTTGCTCGCTTGTATAAGCAAAGGGAGAATGGGATTTCCGCGCTTGATCCGCAAGACCTAATCACCATGTCAGAGACGGTTTACCAGTGGGTGTACAGCACCTACTTTTCTCTGTGGGGACCGACCTACCTTGAGCCGCTGGAGCAGCCGTACACTGCCACCAATGCTACCGTCTACTACAGTACTTGGACTATGGTCCCATCGGTCCCGTCATTGACCATTGCGCTGTCTATCATCGCGCTGGACACGCTGGTCGTGCTGGTCGTGTTTGGGACGCGACGAGGTCGGTTCAAAGGGCCACGGATTCCGCGATCCATTGGATCCGTGATTCCTTGGATTGCTAATAGTCGGATGCTGAGCGACTTTCGAGGGACTTATTCGTGGACTAGCCTCCAGCGCCGGGATTACCTGGAGCGATTAGACAAACGCTATGCATTCCGTATGTTTCCAGGATCGGACGCCCAGTGGCGGTTTGCTGTGGACGAAGAGCCGCTGGTGCGGGAGGACAAGCCGACCGTCGTTACTGATCCGGGCGCCTTGGATCCCGCGAAGCAGCCCGGTGCAATTGAGCTCCGGCCTATTGGCAATGATGATACTGGTGCCCCACGAAATCATGAATAA